The following nucleotide sequence is from Trifolium pratense cultivar HEN17-A07 linkage group LG2, ARS_RC_1.1, whole genome shotgun sequence.
AACAAATTAGGTAAAAGAGGAACAGAAAAGTTCTGTTCTTTAATAGACAAGAACAAAGGGGTTTTAaggagacaaatcaaacaaccaagtggaaaaaatttgttttttttaaaacccAATTAGCTTATAATTTGATGTTAAAGTTTCCAGATTTCAAATTGATCAAACTAGATTAAATTATAAGCATTGGAATTTAGGGTGGCTTCTTCATCAacaaaattaccaaaaaaaacaaaactttatgtAACAAAATATGGCTCAAAATTCTTATGTTTAAGGTTACaagacaaaaacaacaacaacaaaagaatcATAGAAAGAAACTAACATAGGATCTAACATTTCATGGAAGCATGTTAAATTACAATATGGAAAAATATTAAATACCCATAatagtgaagaagaagaaaaaaaatgcaatttttagGACTTACAATGAAGGGATTTGAGGATTTGTGAATTGGGTGATGAAATTGAAGTGAAAAGAGGTTGTTATTACAAGTGAGTTTGTGATATTGGAGTTGATGATGAGTAGTGTTTTTCCCACTTTTCCCTTTTGCTTTATAGAGCAATACCCCACTTAACACTAATAGCTAGAGATTCATTGATTATCTCTAGTGTAACCTTAGTTCCTTAACCATGGTTACTAGTTCCTTGTTTTCCGGACAAAAGACGATTAACCATAGTTAGTTTTCTTTTCATCATGTGCCTATCATTTTCTTTGTCTTTCTCATTTTGTATGtgactctaaaaaaaaactgaaaattaaccCAAACATTAACATAGGTGAGTAATGAGCAGCAGCGGACCTAGGGGTAGGCTGAGGTGGGCCATGGCCCACCCCaccctcaaatttttttttttttttttttatatgtaggttattaatttaaatgtattattaatgattttaagtcacccggtatatatatatgtacaaatattaatgtaaatattaatttagagtatattattgatgattataagtaattcggtacacatattagttcaagtattagtgtaaatgttagttcataattaattgaatttataataatagataaaattagcagttgaactagcatatataaatatgaaatgacataaaaaatatgtttaattaatattaaatttttcaagtcccatattttcacatttgttgcaattttagtcctatctcaatatttttttattacttttttgctgtaaaattagcgaattttaatgggaaaaaattgtgaattttggtctcaaatttgatatttcatctttagattcaatgttggagacaataaatcacgtttatagccaaaaatcacaatttttagagtaaaaatatagtttgttggtaccaaaattgtaacatgtgaaaatagaggagcaaaaaattcaatttgaaaatagattgactatttttcggcccacccacgatattttttctggttccgccactgGTAATGAGCTTTCATCAAACGACGGGTTGTTCGGGATAATTCGAGTTCAATTCTtgaatgaaacaattttttttactatattttacTTATCTCGCGACTAAATTTGAATTATTAGGATCTCCTTTTTTTAAGAACCGAAAGGTTAACACTCGCACAAAAAAAAGCTGATAATTAACATACAAATTTATAACGgataaatttaaagaaaattgaATTTCTTAGTGTTCAATATAATTAGTTCAAATTAACATACAAATTTATAacggataaaaaaaaaaaattatgttcaatGAATATTTGATCTTTCTTCAAGTAAGATGGTCTTGATAAAACTCTTAGAAACAAAAGAGGGAGCTCCGGAAGTGCAAAGTGAAACAACGAGTCAATATTCGAGGATCGCAAAGAGAGACATCACATTTCAATGCAAAATCTTAAATCATTAAATACTCATTTATCTTCATAATTGAGCTAGAACTAATCACTCAGATTTTGGAAAGTGCTTTGCAATTTCTATTTGTTTACTAGTATTCTTAATTTTGTTATGTTTCTCCCTTCGAGTTATTATTTGgaatttcttttttacaatatttgCATCTCATCTTATCCTACTAAACACTTCCAGGTGAGACTGGTTGAATGAaacttttctcttcttttagtttttttgaaaattaagatcatgtggaaaaataaataattgtagATTATTAGTTGTTGAATGTTAATTTCATGTTTTTGTGAAGTTTATATAGACAATTTCTCACTTATCACTTCATTCTTACATGTAGAATTGAAGAATGAAAtgaattttatacaaaaaaagaTGACACTTTAGAGGTTTCCAATGCAAAAGATTGATTCGATTCACTATATACatttcatcaaaattttgaattggaTCCACGGTTCATATGCCTAAGAACCCTcttttttagtttctttaacATTGAACTTTGTCATAATGAAAACGAATTCTTGTCCAAGCAACGGTTCATCGCAATTTATCAACTTaagatataaatatattttttagcttatgatgGAGCCAATAAGAATTGAATTTAGACCTAATGCATACTACTTAAATTCATCACCATTAAACTAAACTTAGTGACTTAATAAGTTCTATTTTAAGATATGTGAGATATCAAAATTCATCACCATTAAACTAAACCTAGTGGACTAAGTCAGTCTCTTTAATAAGTTTTGCAGCACTGCCCAAAATTTTGCAAAGCAGACCATCAAACACGATGTCTCCGAGATAAAACAATTCACAGTTCAAACGGCTACGATTTACTACTGCAATATAAAAAACCGGTCAATATTACACCTTCTATGGTACGATGACCACTCAAATTGGAACTGCTTGCAACCACTCGAATATGGCACAAAAGTCACTCTTAATCGAAACGggaaaaagtaaatatattttatttttggtgttaaTCCTCTGGTTCCCAAAGGAAGGAAGTCTCGATAATCTAGAGTTCGGCTGCGAGGTAAAATAAAGTCTAACCAAGAATAAAAATTGGGTCGACCAAAAATCAGGAAGAGAGTGATTCCAAAACCGAAAAAGAGGAACATTGAAAGTGAATTTGATTAGTTATCGGATCAAGAATGCATTTAATATAtccaaaaataattgaattatttttcaatttcgGGTATACCATTTTcttcaccaacaacaacaaacccAAAAATAATGATGAAGTTTATGAATTATTTTCGTTGGTGCTTACAATTTGCTATTGATCACAATCGGAAGCGAACTTCTCTAGCCTATGATACAACTGTCATTGACATTCTCAATATCTATCAAGTATTGCATAACTGCTAATGATGCTAATAATAGAATAACACAGCagaataatttaaattttctctTCAATGGATCATTACAAATGAACATGAATCAGTTAATAGAAGTTATACCTCTTCTAGCACAGAAACAGAAACTTTGTAGTCGAAAAGCTTTTGTTCACGAGAAAAGCAAAGTGCTTCTACTCGTCCACACGAATAGTGCTTCTCCAATGACAAATGCTAACCAAATCGAACGAGCGTCTCAGAGAGAGAGTCAAAGAAAATTTGTGGTTAggatttttgttttatgatgAAAAACTCTAGCGCCTTAATTGACCACAAGACATATATTGTGTCATCCTTGTATAGTTTAATATCGTGTTTTTGGATCCCGGAATATACTGAGCGACAACTAAGCTCAATATCTCGTATTAACTTAGTTCAACATGGCCATGCATTTTTCTAGTCATATTCCATTAAGAGGCATGTACGCATATATTTCTCTCATCATGCAGGAAGGACAAATCTCATCTAGATTACTCATGTCCCTCAACATGATTCGTGAAGTACATATTAACCAACTTTATAATCATCTTATTACAAACAAAGTTTAAACGACAATAAGACACTTGAGTCCACATCTAGGGATCATAGTTAATTCAGGTTCAAGGGTGGTATAAACCTTTATCACTGTGAATAATTTATAAcacatttataatatattattctcATGTGCGTGGTATAAATATTATGCtcaatatttatatatacttttgtatgacttgatatctcatatctaTGTATGAATTGTGAGATGCAATCATCACGAGTCTACATACATAATGATGGTCTCTCTACACTTTACTATTATTTCAATTCATATTAAAGCTTGAATATGGACACTTTAAGAATAACGTTCTATATGGTAATGAAGTCTCGCAATTAAGTTACACTTAATATTCTTTtagcaactttttttttttgttacaaaaagagGGCAGGGCCCAAAAAAGAAACTAGAACACTACAGGAACACTCCGAGGCATGCAAGCGCCGGATACATCATTAAAAATTAGACTTCGGAGTTCTCTAGGAGGACTCTCTAGAAGATGCAAATCAAAAGAGTTCAAACTTAGACTGAAATTAGCTAACCAATCAGCTGATCTGTTTCATTCTCGCCATGTATGGTTAAACTGAACATGTCAATTCATGTTCTTGAGATCACGAATATGCTTGATCAAAGTAGGAATATTTCCGTTAACATTGCAGTTTCCTGTTACTATGTCGACCAACATCTTCGAATCACTTTCTACTTGAAGATGGGTAATTTCTTGCCTGCGAGCTAAATTCATTCCAATGTACATGCCCCACATCTCAGCATGGAGCGCATCGCATGAGCCAATTTTACGCGCAAAACTGCTCAAACAATTACCATTGCTATCTCGAAGAAGACCTCAACACCCTGACAGGTTTATTGAGCTTTTATGTGCGCCATCACAATTGAGCTTAATTCATCCTTCTCGAGGTTGCTTCCACCcaataaaaatagtatctttTTGCCGAGGCCTTCCATTCGCATGAGCTTGCTTGCATCTATCGATCTCGGTAACCATCTTGAGAATCACATGAGTTGGGTTGTTGGGGCGGCGAAAACCCTCCTCAAAGATACTCTTGTTTCTCCACATCCACAAGTGCCAACATGTTACCATAAAAatagtctgtcaatccttatcGAAGATCCAGTCTCTGCAAGACAAAGGCAAAGAAAAGAAGTTAGTAATATGATTAGAAGTCAATAACCAGATCCAAATTTGGGTTGCATGCATACAATCCCTTAAAACATGGATaattgtttcatcatcattattctTTTAGCAACTTTAATGTTATAACTCATAAGTAATAAGTTAGTATATTTATCTGCGAGTATTGGCTCCAAAACTTGGGATCACTCCCATATCAACTTCAAGCTGATTTGCCTCATGTATCTTTCTCTAGTTATTAATGGAATGTGCTTACTTTCAACAATAAAAAATGTCCTGACTGAATTCGTTGTTTTTCTGGCTGCAGAAAATTCCATTTTGTTCTTTATAGGCAACattgttacaacttacaagtgaAAAATTAGTTGAAATATACCTAAATTGAGttgtataatttaatttcatgaTTAATATTTGGATTAACCTATAGTTCTTAATTTGTTGCTtaccttcaacaacaacaaaaatgtcTCAAATGCTGAatgcattgtttttttttgctgCAGCAAAATTACATTTTGTTCTTTATATAGGCAACACTGTTACAAGTGAAAAATTAGTTGAAATACCTAAATTAAGTTATATACTTTAATTTCATGATTAATATTTAGATTATCTAGTTCTTAATTTGTTGCATGTTGCATGTTTTGGTTCGTgtcatttcaataaaattataaaagaacaCAATTACacgatttttaaaaaaattaaaaaaataaataaataaataatgttggCAATTGCTTtatttagtgtttatagtcccTAAACATAACTTATCCTTGGTCTGACATGATTTAACTCTCTTATAAAAGTGTTTGTAgtaaatttcatttcattctttTATATGCAACACTATTAGAAGTGGCAAATTAGTTGGAATACCTAAATTGAGTTATACATTAATTTTGTGATTAATATTTGGACTAAACCTTTCGTTCTTAATTTGTTGCTTGTTCTAGTTcgttttatttcatttcataaaaCTATAAAAGAAAGATGTCACAATCatacaatattttttgaaaaatgttagCAAAGTGTCTTTAAGATGTTATTTAGTCTTTGTTTGATTTTACATTTACACCCATATGACGTACGTTATCTGAGTTTGGCTTGATTTAACATAAACACTCATGTAAagatcttgtaaaaaaaaaccactCATGTAAAGatgtttgaattattttttttgacaactcaATTTTGTGTTAAGAAAAAAGTTGATTCTTAATGAAGCATGAAATTATAACTTCCTCGATAAATCAAATCGATTATACCACATGCATGTCTCATTCATTTGGTTTCGGGGACGGACATAgggggcaagtaggggctgaggcccccctcttgtcgtatttttttttcatatacttgtTCTTCATACATATGtacacataaattgatatttgagagatgTGTTTAAAGATTAGTAACTACCGTTTGATGCAAAACATGTACCCACAacatagtaattgtaacaatttactttaaaatattttgataatatatattatatactactagagtccaaattcaattaagttagttctgattgtttgctacaagtgagagattattttctactatgaagattgtgaaaaataggttgagaaacaagatagaaaatgaatttcaaaataattatgtgATTAGTTACACCGAGAGAAGAATTGCTAaaaattttaatacaaattcagttgttgatgaattttatgatatagagcaatatcgtgtacaatttagataaacaatgtgatgtattttttattttttattgagtatatttaaatactattataattattatttatttaatatttattatttaggaATTCCAGCCCCCCGTTTTATAGattcctggatccgtccctgtttggtttgatttaaattttatgaaagaatattaaaaaaattgaatcaacccaaattaatattattttattggttCATATTGTTTTTCACcaccttaccaaaaaaaaaaattgtttttcacccaaaaactaaataaaattgACATGTTATACCCCTATGTGAATCAATCAAGCTGGGTGGGGTCGAAACTGACCCGTTTTGACACTTGTAATATTTTTCTGAAAATATCTTCTTttgtcaaatataaaaataactcacCTTGTTTTCTTGTTGCAATATGAACGATATTATTGGTGCTAGTGGACACTGGACAGAATGCTTATTCCTTTGGGCTATCAATGGTCAAAGGGGATAGAGAAACTACATACTCCTTATGTTCTAAAACAATCTTCTATTGTTGTTTCAGAATAATAAGTTTTAAAAATCTAAGATATTTGTtctaaataattataataatctATGTTGGGTTTTAAGAGTAAGTTTACATCGATTATGATTGGATAAAATGTTTGATATACAATAGAGGTAATTCATATACCTTAATGTTTTAAGATTTTGAGTGAAGATTAGATGCGGGCGTCTCCCTATTTTATGGTCTGGAGCATTGAACTGTTATTTCCCTCAATCCCTTTTTAGATTTTCCAACAAGTAGTATCAAAGCTTTTGGTTCGATTCAGAAATAGGAGTTCTTCGTAAGCTCTTTGGTTGCAACAATGTATGGTCTTCCACATCAAAAAATAAGATTTTGAGTGAAGATGCGACCGTCTCTCTATTTTGTGATCTTGGAGCATTGAATTGTTATTTCGCTTGGTACTTTCTTAGATTTTTCAATAAACGGTATCAAAGCTCTTTGTTTTTAACCGTATCTTTAGAGTATTTGTGTTCTTTTCATTAGAAAACCATTAGAAAATtagaatttataattaaaaaaatacatgtaaTTGAGGGAGTACTGCTTGGTGCTCCACGATCAGAAACTTATCCACAATATAATATTTAGCAAAAGtaccaattttttattaatattatctaCAAATTTATTCTTTTCTACGACACCAAGAAAAAGTAACCAATAAAATCACTTACTATGTATATAATTCAATGGTTGGTACGGAGATTCTATCCTATGGCCTTTTTCAGCATATATTCTTCAAAAAGGTTATGTataaaagtacaaaaaaaacaatcaagttGAGCGCTAGTGATTGATGCGCGAGGCACGCGAATGTCAAGGACCAGGATCGAGCGCTAGTTATTGATGCACAGGATATGCGAATGTCAAGGACCAGAATCGAGGGTAGTGATTGATGTGCAGGGCATGCGAATGTCAAGGACCAGGATCCAGCGCTAGTGATTGATGCGCAGGACATGCGAATGTCAAGGACCAGGATCAAGCGTTAGTGATTGATGCGCAAGGCATGTGAAAGTCATAAAGTTCCCTGAGTTCGATTCCCACACTAAAAAGAAGCATCAAGAAAACACATAAATTCCGGTCACAAACAAAACTTGTATTGGTAGATTTCCAGCAGCATACATGATATCCTATTCTATACATAGTACTAACACCATTTGAATATATCCTTTACAGTTTGTCTTAAGTCAGATCCATTTATACATCTAATTGCATACATGTAGATTGTGTGCTATACATCTCAGAGTAGAGAGGCCACATATTACAATATACAACTATTGCAGTTTATCGCCAACCGTcaaattaacaaactcatcatcatGCCTTCTCAGGCACTTCGAGACGCGACTATAACATAGGACATGACAAACATGGTGCATTGGTTAAGGACAGAGAATCTGGATGGAACACTTCTCAATTCTTTCGGAagaattaagaagaaaaaattgccAAGTTTCGATATACTTGGTAGTGAAGGAAAGAGAATCAGCTTCTGAGTTTATACTGTTGAACACAGCCTTCTTTGACTCTTGATCGTCCGAGAAGAAAGCTAGATCCCTGTGATAAAATCAGACAGATTGTCATTACACGGAAAAAGAATGCATCAAATTTCATCCATTTTCAGGTATAATTGTGTCTTAACTTTAAAATAACATGGTTAAATATTGTACACTCAATAGCTTCTGGTTTGGCTCAAAGGGTCATAATCGTAGGCCTCGCCAGCTTTGACAAACCGGCCTTTCACGCGTCTTCGGACGTCAGCTCTTTCCTTGCGAGAGGCATACCTCACTCTTTTGTCGAACCTAGAAGATAATAAAAATCAATGTTAAAACAAATCAAGAGAAAACACAATTTGAAGTTTTGAAACAAGATTAATCCACTAATCTCTAGCTTGTTAGCAAAGATGGTAACACATAATCATTTAAGTTTTTATATTAGGCCTAACTTATTcttacaaaaccggtttgtaaAGTGAGCCActatttataaacttttttcaGGCGTTATCTCTTTTAAGGGAGAGTTTCCCAGGTGCTTAAGCGCTTATCACAAGCCCAACAAGTTTGTTGTATAAGCTGATAGCTCAGAAGAGGTCAAAGCCTATGAAGCACAGatactcctcagattaggcgtgtttCAGTGTTGAACATGTGTTGGTGTCAAACACCGACACAACAccaacacttatgattacactgaaCTATGTCAATTATTaacggtgtcgacgtgtcagtgttcgtgcttcataggtcAAAGCTCATTCCAACCCATGTTAGGTGTTGTTCATTAACACATTCATTAGGTAAAGTTATTAATTATCAGTTTACATTAAACAGTATTGTTGCAATTACTTACTTGCGAGTCTTCTTCTTTTCCTTGTATCGCATAACAGCACTACAGCGATTAGCAGATTGTAGTTGTAGCTCATTTTCAGGACAAGTGTTTAACCAAGGAGGTTCTCCCATGAGAAGCATTGAAGAAGCTCCACAATCTTGATAGTCTCCACCACCACCGTCTTCATTAATACCAGAAAAAGAAAGGCTTGATTGGGATGGTTTTGCCGTAATACAAAGATTCGGTTCAGTTTTAGTACTCAATATAGAATCTGCAGATGCTGCAGTGCTGCATGCTGGTTGTGCTGCATTAACATGTCCAATTGATGAACCCTGCACATAAAAATTAGATATAGAAATAAGTACTCTACTTAAAATTAACTAAAGCCTGAAGGTGAAAACAACTTGTATTAAGTTGTACAAACACTTTGAGCAAGAACTTTCAATAGTAGACACagccctgtttggataaacagcttaattaagcgcttatagcataattgcttatcatataagtgcttatatataaactatttctaaaACAAACgataaataaagtcaaattgttctCATATAAGTAATACGTTgctttcataagctatcctggagAGCTTATAAACATGTCacaagttgtttccataagctctcccaaaTAGTCTCAAGTCACAGATGCTTATGCCAATAggtaaactcaaataagtcgatGCAATCAAATGATAGAAAAGGCAAGATTATCGCAGACAAAGAATGACAAAATTAAGCACCTCAGCTGCAATAGCATCTTGACAATTGGAATCTCCAGCAGACATGGCCTTTGCTCCAAATAAGCTGTTAAATCCACCGTTTTCAAAAAGCTCTTCAGAATGAGTAAGGGCCATACCAAAAAGTTCATCATAGTTCTCAATATTTATATCCATTTCATCCATATCGAAATCGCCATacagatcatcatcatcttcacttGCATCAGGGCAATTTTTAGCAGGACAGTATAACTGGAGATCAACAATGAGAGTTAgctatataataattaaacGAAATTGTGaaaatttctattacaaacCTCAAGTTGTGTAACTCATTTAAGTAAATTAGATACAAGTCGgcaaaatcatatataataaaCTTTCTTTTAATTAAGCCATCCACATGAAAATGACAATATAACATTTAGGTATACCTTTGGCACACATTCATTGGTAGGTCCATCTGAGCGGTCAAGCATACGCGGTTCTTTGCTTGATTCTGGCTTTGAAGATGTACCGACGAAAGACTTATCCGAATCAGGTAAATCAGTAGCTTTATCTGAATCAGACACATTCTGGTTTTTCGGATCGACCCAAGCACTCCTATTCTCATTAATACTCATGAAACCTAATTCTTGCTCACATGTAGTTTCACTCAAAGAAGGGATATCCAACACAAAAGACCATATTGAAGAAAGTTCGGACGACGAAGGACAACCGGAGTAACAATTAATTGTTTGTCTCTTATGATTGGAAGATGTAGAGTTATTACCATGACCTAACCAATCACAATTCTGACAAAGTGAAATTTTCTCTTCAGAACACCTAACCAAAGCTGGTTGTGAACTGCATCTTTCACATAAAAGTGTCCTCGAATGTCTTCGAGCTAGCGTATTCGCTGAATGAACATTTCGATCACACGACAAACATAAACATGCTGCATCGGAACGGCAGTACACCATCGACCTTTGGTCTCCACAAAAATCACATATGTAACCCATCTTTAAACTGATCTTTCAATCCTGTAACTGTGAAACTTTCAAATAGTGTGACAAAGATAGTAGATTCTCAAAACTGTGAATTCGGCAgctgcaaaaaaaataataaattagttaccatttaatataataagaatAAGAACTATATAATTagcaaaaaggaaaaaaaaattgggaatttcattTTGAACAAAACTAGTATACATGCCATGGCAAGTAATTCATAGTTTCATACAACAAGGATTGTGAAAACTTGCAACCAAGATTAAGAAAAAAGTTCAAAGTATTGGTAAAAGAATTTGCAAGATTTTGGATTTGAAAAtacaaattattttacatatcaaatgaaattttcattttcatcatcattcatcaaatcaacaacaaacaacttaaaagagaaaaaataataataggaTAATCTATAAGTATCAGATCAAtataaaataaccaaaaaagtcagaaaaatcACTTAACACATAATCATATAACCACAAAAACATGAACAAAAAAGGGGGAAAATAAACAGAAACAACTAATTCAAGCACCAAATAGCAAAACAATTACCAGTCtcataaaaatttaaacttttgattATCTTTAAACACTCACAAAAAGATGTTCCAAACccagaaaaacaaaacaaaaacaaaaccatatttttcatgaaaagCAAAGAAGGAAAACTACACAAGCTAAGAAAATTACCTTAAGGCAAGGAAAACAAAGAGTACAAGATCTGTAAGCAAAAGGGTATTGCTTTTTCAGGAAAAAGCATAGATTTTTGTTATGCAAAACCtgaaagcaaagaaaaaaactGAACTTTAGAAgatatttctctctctttcttatgGTAGCTACtaaataagatatttttttgaGTTGAGAGTTATAAGACAGAACAGAACATAAGATAGATAAGAAATAGGAAAGGAAGAGAAGATATTATTTGTAGGTCAGATATTATTTGAGAGGAATAATAATGGAAATTGGTGTGTGTATGGTTAAAAGTGACATAATcaaagtttgataaaaaaaaagtgcaaaaacaaaaagagtaaaaaaatagatataatGGAAGTAGGGTCATGTCCTTTTCTTAGTGAAAAGAAAAggttaggacttttcttttgctttttggTTCTTcacatcaaaaaattaaatgcatagACAACTTAACAGctgctatttttattattatatttattgaaaaaaatgcACTTTTTCAATTTGTCTTGTTGCCACTGTGATTCCACATGGTTATTTTTGCacttattttctctttttatttctttactatatttgtgttttattcatttttttggcttaattaaatatatattaggttgtttaatttattctaaaagtttagtttaattttataattttaaaataaatggattTGGCTCCTATTTATGTCGTCTTAAATATTTTGAAGATCTTGTTTTAATCTTAAAAATTTGGCTTAATAAAAAAAGCagtgaaatttttaatttgtataataAACAATATTGCTCTCGAAAATAAGAATGATTTCTAACGTCTAcgcttcaaaattattgttattaattttattaaaaataaggaGTACTGTTTTGGCGTGCAGTTGTAATTGCAGagtaaaactattttttttttttttgtaatagacAACACTTCgccataaaaacaaaattgttcttGTATGTACAGGTTATgactgcaatttttttttctcatttgcaaatttttttgtgttatCATAGATCTAAATGAAAACTTTCG
It contains:
- the LOC123906976 gene encoding zinc finger protein CONSTANS-LIKE 9; amino-acid sequence: MGYICDFCGDQRSMVYCRSDAACLCLSCDRNVHSANTLARRHSRTLLCERCSSQPALVRCSEEKISLCQNCDWLGHGNNSTSSNHKRQTINCYSGCPSSSELSSIWSFVLDIPSLSETTCEQELGFMSINENRSAWVDPKNQNVSDSDKATDLPDSDKSFVGTSSKPESSKEPRMLDRSDGPTNECVPKLYCPAKNCPDASEDDDDLYGDFDMDEMDINIENYDELFGMALTHSEELFENGGFNSLFGAKAMSAGDSNCQDAIAAEGSSIGHVNAAQPACSTAASADSILSTKTEPNLCITAKPSQSSLSFSGINEDGGGGDYQDCGASSMLLMGEPPWLNTCPENELQLQSANRCSAVMRYKEKKKTRKFDKRVRYASRKERADVRRRVKGRFVKAGEAYDYDPLSQTRSY